In Anas platyrhynchos isolate ZD024472 breed Pekin duck chromosome 22, IASCAAS_PekinDuck_T2T, whole genome shotgun sequence, the following proteins share a genomic window:
- the CLCNKA gene encoding chloride channel protein ClC-Ka isoform X3, whose product MAQAEPAAPAGAAPGPQNVPRMEPPSPEVPPGGLQEEQRVLVSAHSWRPCPKTRRRLRGCLELVKRQLFRVGEDWYFLFVLGVLMALISFMMDFIVFRLYEAHRWLYQEVGDYLVLKYLSWTIYPVAMAAFSTGFSQSITPHSGGSGIPELKTILTGVVLEEYLAIKNFGAKVVGLTCTLACGSTIFLGKVGPFVHLSAMAAAYLGKMRTSVTREYEDKFKQNEMLVAAQAVGVATVFGAPISGVLFSIEVMSSHFAVRDYWRGFFAATCGAFMFRLLAVFNSEQETIAAIFKSDLKIDFPFDLPETFFFMILGKPLYSALVVLLLASITFPPGLGQLMASRLSMKEHLISLFDNRTWGVLAQNASVPPAVPGDPRRLWQEWSHPSATIFGTLAFFLLMKFWMLTLATTLPLPAGYFMPIFIYGAAIGRLIGEAVALLFPHGLRVEATTHPIVPGGYALAGAAAFSGAVTHSISTALLVCEATGHLAHVLPVVLAVLVANAIAQKCQPSFYDGTIIVKKLPYLPRIRSRHMASYRVVVEEFMDRRVVAVAKGDGFEEVLAALSATTDGEFPVVESAESPTLVGTVSRARLVAFLQSHEHPRAPPGALQEKPASMGTVGDDCAIEPVMLQLSPWTSLHQAHHLFELLKLQHIFVTRYGQLVGAVTRAELRRAIEELANPK is encoded by the exons ATGGCACAGGCAGAGCCCGCAGCACCggccggggcagcccccggtCCCCAAAACGTCCCCAGGatggagccccccagccccgaggtgcccccgggggggctgcaggaggagcagagggtGCTGGTGTCGGCGCACAGCTGGCGGCCCTGCCCCAAAACCCGCAGGAGGCTCCGAG GGTGCCTGGAGCTGGTGAAGCGTCAGCTTTTCCGCGTGGGCGAGGACTGGTATTTCCTCTTCGTGCTGGGGGTCCTCATGGCCCTCATCAGCTTCATGATGGACTTCATCGTCTTCAGGCTCTACGAGG CCCACCGGTGGCTCTACCAAGAGGTTGGGGATTATTTGGTGCTCAAGTACCTCTCGTGGACCATCTACCCCGTGGCCATGGCCGCCTTCTCCACCGGCTTCTCCCAGAGCATCACGCCGCATTCGGGAG GCTCCGGCATCCCCGAGCTCAAGACCATCCTGACCGGCGTGGTGCTGGAGGAGTACCTGGCCATCAAAAATTTCGGGGCCAAGGTGGTGGGGCTGACCTGCACCCTGGCTTGCGGCAGCACCATTTTCCTCGGCAAAGTG GGTCCCTTTGTGCACCTCTCCGCCATGGCCGCGGCGTACCTGGGGAAGATGCGGACATCGGTCACGAGGGAGTATGAg GACAAATTCAAGCAGAACGAGATGCTGGTGGCAGCGCAAGCCGTCGGCGTGGCCACAGTTTTCGGGGCGCCCATCAGTG GGGTGCTGTTCAGCATCGAGGTGATGTCGTCGCACTTTGCCGTGCGGGATTACTGGCGTGGCTTTTTCGCCGCTACCTGCGGTGCCTTCATGTTCCGCCTCCTCGCCGTCTTCAACAGCGAGCAAG AGACCATCGCGGCGATTTTTAAGAGCGACCTCAAGATTGATTTCCCCTTTGACCTGCCGGAGACTTTCTTCTTCATGATTTTGGG caAGCCCCTGTACTCGgcgctggtggtgctgctgctggcctccaTCACCTTCCCTCCGGGCCTGGGGCAGCTGATGGCCTCCAGG CTGTCCATGAAGGAGCACCTCATCTCGCTCTTCGACAACCGCACCTGGGGGGTGCTGGCCCAAAACGCCTCGGTGCCCCCCGCGGTGCCCGGGGACCCGCGGCGCCTGTGGCAGGAGTGGAGCCACCCCTCCGCCACCATTTTCGGCACCTTGGCCTTCTTCCTGCTGATGAAG TTCTGGATGCTGACCCTGGCCACCACCCTGCCCCTGCCCGCCGGGTACTTCATGCCCATCTTCATCTACG GAGCTGCCATCGGGCGCCTGATCGGGGAGGCCGTGGCCTTGCTCTTCCCCCACGGCCTCCGCGTGGAGGCCACCACACACCCCATCGTCCCCGGGGGCTACGCGCTGGCCG GAGCCGCCGCCTTTTCGGGGGCCGTCACCCACTCCATCTCCACCGCCCTGCTGGTGTGCGAGGCCACCGGGCACCTGGCCCACGTCCTGCCCGTGGTCCTGGCCGTGCTGGTGGCCAACGCCATCGCCCAGAAGTGCCAACCCTCCTTCTACGACGGCACCATCATTGTCAAGAAGCTGCCCTACCTGCCCCGCATCCGCAGCCGGCACATGGC CTCCTAccgggtggtggtggaggagttCATGGATCGGCGCGTCGTGGCCGTGGCCAAGGGCGATGGCTTTGAGGAGGTGCTGGCAGCCCTCAGCGCCACCACCGATGGGGAATTCCCCGTGGTGGAGAGCGCAG agTCACCCACGCTGGTGGGCACCGTCAGCCGAGCCCGGCTGGTCGCCTTCCTGCAGAGCCACGAGCACCCACGGGCACCCCCAGGGGCGCTGCAGGAGAAG ccagcctcCATGGGGACAGTTGGGGACGACTGCGCCATCGAGCCCGTCATGCTGCAGCTCTCGCCCTGGACCTCGCTGCACcag GCACACCACCTCTTTGAGCTGCTGAAGCTGCAGCACATCTTCGTCACCCGCTACGGGCAGCTGGTGGGGGCTGTCACACGCGCTGAG CTGCGGAGAGCGATCGAGGAGCTCGCCAACCCCAAGTGA
- the CLCNKA gene encoding chloride channel protein ClC-Ka isoform X2, producing the protein MEPPSPEVPPGGLQEEQRVLVSAHSWRPCPKTRRRLRGCLELVKRQLFRVGEDWYFLFVLGVLMALISFMMDFIVFRLYEAHRWLYQEVGDYLVLKYLSWTIYPVAMAAFSTGFSQSITPHSGGSGIPELKTILTGVVLEEYLAIKNFGAKVVGLTCTLACGSTIFLGKVGPFVHLSAMAAAYLGKMRTSVTREYEDKFKQNEMLVAAQAVGVATVFGAPISGVLFSIEVMSSHFAVRDYWRGFFAATCGAFMFRLLAVFNSEQETIAAIFKSDLKIDFPFDLPETFFFMILGAICGAIACAYLFCQRWLLAAVRENRLTGRLLATDKPLYSALVVLLLASITFPPGLGQLMASRLSMKEHLISLFDNRTWGVLAQNASVPPAVPGDPRRLWQEWSHPSATIFGTLAFFLLMKFWMLTLATTLPLPAGYFMPIFIYGAAIGRLIGEAVALLFPHGLRVEATTHPIVPGGYALAGAAAFSGAVTHSISTALLVCEATGHLAHVLPVVLAVLVANAIAQKCQPSFYDGTIIVKKLPYLPRIRSRHMASYRVVVEEFMDRRVVAVAKGDGFEEVLAALSATTDGEFPVVESAESPTLVGTVSRARLVAFLQSHEHPRAPPGALQEKPASMGTVGDDCAIEPVMLQLSPWTSLHQAHHLFELLKLQHIFVTRYGQLVGAVTRAELRRAIEELANPK; encoded by the exons atggagccccccagccccgaggtgcccccgggggggctgcaggaggagcagagggtGCTGGTGTCGGCGCACAGCTGGCGGCCCTGCCCCAAAACCCGCAGGAGGCTCCGAG GGTGCCTGGAGCTGGTGAAGCGTCAGCTTTTCCGCGTGGGCGAGGACTGGTATTTCCTCTTCGTGCTGGGGGTCCTCATGGCCCTCATCAGCTTCATGATGGACTTCATCGTCTTCAGGCTCTACGAGG CCCACCGGTGGCTCTACCAAGAGGTTGGGGATTATTTGGTGCTCAAGTACCTCTCGTGGACCATCTACCCCGTGGCCATGGCCGCCTTCTCCACCGGCTTCTCCCAGAGCATCACGCCGCATTCGGGAG GCTCCGGCATCCCCGAGCTCAAGACCATCCTGACCGGCGTGGTGCTGGAGGAGTACCTGGCCATCAAAAATTTCGGGGCCAAGGTGGTGGGGCTGACCTGCACCCTGGCTTGCGGCAGCACCATTTTCCTCGGCAAAGTG GGTCCCTTTGTGCACCTCTCCGCCATGGCCGCGGCGTACCTGGGGAAGATGCGGACATCGGTCACGAGGGAGTATGAg GACAAATTCAAGCAGAACGAGATGCTGGTGGCAGCGCAAGCCGTCGGCGTGGCCACAGTTTTCGGGGCGCCCATCAGTG GGGTGCTGTTCAGCATCGAGGTGATGTCGTCGCACTTTGCCGTGCGGGATTACTGGCGTGGCTTTTTCGCCGCTACCTGCGGTGCCTTCATGTTCCGCCTCCTCGCCGTCTTCAACAGCGAGCAAG AGACCATCGCGGCGATTTTTAAGAGCGACCTCAAGATTGATTTCCCCTTTGACCTGCCGGAGACTTTCTTCTTCATGATTTTGGG gGCCATCTGTGGAGCCATCGCCTGCGCCTACCTCTTCTGCCAGCGCTGGCTGCTGGCGGCCGTCAGGGAGAACCGGCTGACGGGCAGGCTGCTGGCTACCGA caAGCCCCTGTACTCGgcgctggtggtgctgctgctggcctccaTCACCTTCCCTCCGGGCCTGGGGCAGCTGATGGCCTCCAGG CTGTCCATGAAGGAGCACCTCATCTCGCTCTTCGACAACCGCACCTGGGGGGTGCTGGCCCAAAACGCCTCGGTGCCCCCCGCGGTGCCCGGGGACCCGCGGCGCCTGTGGCAGGAGTGGAGCCACCCCTCCGCCACCATTTTCGGCACCTTGGCCTTCTTCCTGCTGATGAAG TTCTGGATGCTGACCCTGGCCACCACCCTGCCCCTGCCCGCCGGGTACTTCATGCCCATCTTCATCTACG GAGCTGCCATCGGGCGCCTGATCGGGGAGGCCGTGGCCTTGCTCTTCCCCCACGGCCTCCGCGTGGAGGCCACCACACACCCCATCGTCCCCGGGGGCTACGCGCTGGCCG GAGCCGCCGCCTTTTCGGGGGCCGTCACCCACTCCATCTCCACCGCCCTGCTGGTGTGCGAGGCCACCGGGCACCTGGCCCACGTCCTGCCCGTGGTCCTGGCCGTGCTGGTGGCCAACGCCATCGCCCAGAAGTGCCAACCCTCCTTCTACGACGGCACCATCATTGTCAAGAAGCTGCCCTACCTGCCCCGCATCCGCAGCCGGCACATGGC CTCCTAccgggtggtggtggaggagttCATGGATCGGCGCGTCGTGGCCGTGGCCAAGGGCGATGGCTTTGAGGAGGTGCTGGCAGCCCTCAGCGCCACCACCGATGGGGAATTCCCCGTGGTGGAGAGCGCAG agTCACCCACGCTGGTGGGCACCGTCAGCCGAGCCCGGCTGGTCGCCTTCCTGCAGAGCCACGAGCACCCACGGGCACCCCCAGGGGCGCTGCAGGAGAAG ccagcctcCATGGGGACAGTTGGGGACGACTGCGCCATCGAGCCCGTCATGCTGCAGCTCTCGCCCTGGACCTCGCTGCACcag GCACACCACCTCTTTGAGCTGCTGAAGCTGCAGCACATCTTCGTCACCCGCTACGGGCAGCTGGTGGGGGCTGTCACACGCGCTGAG CTGCGGAGAGCGATCGAGGAGCTCGCCAACCCCAAGTGA
- the CLCNKA gene encoding chloride channel protein ClC-Ka isoform X1: protein MAQAEPAAPAGAAPGPQNVPRMEPPSPEVPPGGLQEEQRVLVSAHSWRPCPKTRRRLRGCLELVKRQLFRVGEDWYFLFVLGVLMALISFMMDFIVFRLYEAHRWLYQEVGDYLVLKYLSWTIYPVAMAAFSTGFSQSITPHSGGSGIPELKTILTGVVLEEYLAIKNFGAKVVGLTCTLACGSTIFLGKVGPFVHLSAMAAAYLGKMRTSVTREYEDKFKQNEMLVAAQAVGVATVFGAPISGVLFSIEVMSSHFAVRDYWRGFFAATCGAFMFRLLAVFNSEQETIAAIFKSDLKIDFPFDLPETFFFMILGAICGAIACAYLFCQRWLLAAVRENRLTGRLLATDKPLYSALVVLLLASITFPPGLGQLMASRLSMKEHLISLFDNRTWGVLAQNASVPPAVPGDPRRLWQEWSHPSATIFGTLAFFLLMKFWMLTLATTLPLPAGYFMPIFIYGAAIGRLIGEAVALLFPHGLRVEATTHPIVPGGYALAGAAAFSGAVTHSISTALLVCEATGHLAHVLPVVLAVLVANAIAQKCQPSFYDGTIIVKKLPYLPRIRSRHMASYRVVVEEFMDRRVVAVAKGDGFEEVLAALSATTDGEFPVVESAESPTLVGTVSRARLVAFLQSHEHPRAPPGALQEKPASMGTVGDDCAIEPVMLQLSPWTSLHQAHHLFELLKLQHIFVTRYGQLVGAVTRAELRRAIEELANPK, encoded by the exons ATGGCACAGGCAGAGCCCGCAGCACCggccggggcagcccccggtCCCCAAAACGTCCCCAGGatggagccccccagccccgaggtgcccccgggggggctgcaggaggagcagagggtGCTGGTGTCGGCGCACAGCTGGCGGCCCTGCCCCAAAACCCGCAGGAGGCTCCGAG GGTGCCTGGAGCTGGTGAAGCGTCAGCTTTTCCGCGTGGGCGAGGACTGGTATTTCCTCTTCGTGCTGGGGGTCCTCATGGCCCTCATCAGCTTCATGATGGACTTCATCGTCTTCAGGCTCTACGAGG CCCACCGGTGGCTCTACCAAGAGGTTGGGGATTATTTGGTGCTCAAGTACCTCTCGTGGACCATCTACCCCGTGGCCATGGCCGCCTTCTCCACCGGCTTCTCCCAGAGCATCACGCCGCATTCGGGAG GCTCCGGCATCCCCGAGCTCAAGACCATCCTGACCGGCGTGGTGCTGGAGGAGTACCTGGCCATCAAAAATTTCGGGGCCAAGGTGGTGGGGCTGACCTGCACCCTGGCTTGCGGCAGCACCATTTTCCTCGGCAAAGTG GGTCCCTTTGTGCACCTCTCCGCCATGGCCGCGGCGTACCTGGGGAAGATGCGGACATCGGTCACGAGGGAGTATGAg GACAAATTCAAGCAGAACGAGATGCTGGTGGCAGCGCAAGCCGTCGGCGTGGCCACAGTTTTCGGGGCGCCCATCAGTG GGGTGCTGTTCAGCATCGAGGTGATGTCGTCGCACTTTGCCGTGCGGGATTACTGGCGTGGCTTTTTCGCCGCTACCTGCGGTGCCTTCATGTTCCGCCTCCTCGCCGTCTTCAACAGCGAGCAAG AGACCATCGCGGCGATTTTTAAGAGCGACCTCAAGATTGATTTCCCCTTTGACCTGCCGGAGACTTTCTTCTTCATGATTTTGGG gGCCATCTGTGGAGCCATCGCCTGCGCCTACCTCTTCTGCCAGCGCTGGCTGCTGGCGGCCGTCAGGGAGAACCGGCTGACGGGCAGGCTGCTGGCTACCGA caAGCCCCTGTACTCGgcgctggtggtgctgctgctggcctccaTCACCTTCCCTCCGGGCCTGGGGCAGCTGATGGCCTCCAGG CTGTCCATGAAGGAGCACCTCATCTCGCTCTTCGACAACCGCACCTGGGGGGTGCTGGCCCAAAACGCCTCGGTGCCCCCCGCGGTGCCCGGGGACCCGCGGCGCCTGTGGCAGGAGTGGAGCCACCCCTCCGCCACCATTTTCGGCACCTTGGCCTTCTTCCTGCTGATGAAG TTCTGGATGCTGACCCTGGCCACCACCCTGCCCCTGCCCGCCGGGTACTTCATGCCCATCTTCATCTACG GAGCTGCCATCGGGCGCCTGATCGGGGAGGCCGTGGCCTTGCTCTTCCCCCACGGCCTCCGCGTGGAGGCCACCACACACCCCATCGTCCCCGGGGGCTACGCGCTGGCCG GAGCCGCCGCCTTTTCGGGGGCCGTCACCCACTCCATCTCCACCGCCCTGCTGGTGTGCGAGGCCACCGGGCACCTGGCCCACGTCCTGCCCGTGGTCCTGGCCGTGCTGGTGGCCAACGCCATCGCCCAGAAGTGCCAACCCTCCTTCTACGACGGCACCATCATTGTCAAGAAGCTGCCCTACCTGCCCCGCATCCGCAGCCGGCACATGGC CTCCTAccgggtggtggtggaggagttCATGGATCGGCGCGTCGTGGCCGTGGCCAAGGGCGATGGCTTTGAGGAGGTGCTGGCAGCCCTCAGCGCCACCACCGATGGGGAATTCCCCGTGGTGGAGAGCGCAG agTCACCCACGCTGGTGGGCACCGTCAGCCGAGCCCGGCTGGTCGCCTTCCTGCAGAGCCACGAGCACCCACGGGCACCCCCAGGGGCGCTGCAGGAGAAG ccagcctcCATGGGGACAGTTGGGGACGACTGCGCCATCGAGCCCGTCATGCTGCAGCTCTCGCCCTGGACCTCGCTGCACcag GCACACCACCTCTTTGAGCTGCTGAAGCTGCAGCACATCTTCGTCACCCGCTACGGGCAGCTGGTGGGGGCTGTCACACGCGCTGAG CTGCGGAGAGCGATCGAGGAGCTCGCCAACCCCAAGTGA
- the HSPB7 gene encoding heat shock protein beta-7 — protein sequence MNVKSSSAFRSEHSFHHHSRSSSPARPMELFGSFVRPRGEPLGFPARPGSSGNIKTLGNTYQFTVDVSDFAPEDIIVTTSNNQIEVHAEKLAGDGTVMNTFTHKCQLPEDVDPTSVSSSLGDDGTLTIRARRQPAKHTEHVQQTFRTEIKI from the exons ATGAACGTGAAATCCTCGTCTGCTTTCCGGTCGGAGCACAGCTTCCACCACCACAGCCGGTCGTCGTCGCCCGCTCGCCCCATGGAGCTTTTCGGGAGCTTCGTCCGGCCCCGTGGCGAGCCGCTGGGCTTCCCAG CTCGGCCCGGCAGCAGCGGCAACATTAAGACCCTGGGCAACACCTACCAGTTCACGGTGGACGTCAGCGACTTCGCCCCCGAGGACATCATCGTCACCACCTCCAACAACCAGATCGAGGTGCACGCCGAGAAG CTGGCCGGGGACGGCACCGTCATGAACACCTTCACCCACAAGTGCCAGCTGCCCGAGGACGTGGACCCCACGTCGGTGTCCTCCTCTCTGGGGGACGACGGCACGCTGACCATCCGGGCACGGCGGCAGCCCGCCAAGCACACCGAGCACGTCCAGCAAACCTTCCGGACTGAGATCAAAATCTGA